CTTTCTCCAAGGATCGCCCCGCCAGCCATAGCTCCACTGAAGGATGCTCGCGCGCCATGATCTCGGCGATCTGTTCACCAACCACACCATAGGCACCGACGATCAAGAGCCGCGAGGGCTTGCCCCGGCTTGCTTCACTCATTGTTCAATCCTTGGTTCTTCGTAAGGGCGATACGGCCGAAAAGAGGGGCGAGCACGGCCAGCATCAATCCGACGGAGAGGGGCCCCCACACCGCCTGCGCAGGCGGTAGGGGCAATGCGAGTGGCAGGGTCGTGACCATGTCCCAGAACCACATGCCCAACAGGAACAGGCCGAACCGCCCGGCCCAGTCCGAACGGCCGGCGGTCGCCATCGCGAACACCGCGATCCAGCCAGCCGCCGCGATTCCATTGGCGATGGCATGCGGGCCCAGGACAATCGCAGGCAACGCGCTATCCGCGAAATCACCGCGCCAGACCGAGAATGCCGACCAGGCAAAGACCAGAGCGAAAGCGATGCACGCATAACGCGACCAGCCTGGCACGACGCCGCTAGCGGCGGCGCCGAACCGCCGGTCCAGTGCCAACCCGATGGCCAGCTGGATCAGGACGACCGCGCTGCCCCAATAGAGGAAGCCGTCAGGCAAGGGCATGTCGAGCGGCCAGGTGGTCAGCACGTCGAACCACATCATGCCCGCGAGCACGAAAACCACTCGGCCGGCCAGCGGCGCGAGTGATGTGAAGGTCAGCGCCAGGGCCATGGCCCATCCAAGCGCCGAGAAGCCGTTCGCCACGGCTTCCATCCGGACCATCGGGCCGACAAGTCCGATCGTGTCGAAAGCTCCGCGCGAAATCGAACGGACCGTGTCGGTATAGCTGAAGACTTGGAGCAGCATGAAAAACTGGCACAGGCGCAGGCCGAGCGGTGAGAACATGGAAGTCTCTCCTCTTGCAGGATTGGATCAGCCCAGGCGTTCCGCAATTGCGCGGGCCGCAACGACCGAGAAGGCAATGATGGTCAGCGAGGGATCGACGCTGGGCGGGAGGGGCAGCACGCTCGGATCGGCGACGAACAGGTTGGGCACCTCGTGCGCTTCGTGGTTCGATTTGACCACGCAGCGGGCCGGATCGGGGCCCATGCGCAGGGTCCCGGCCGGGTGTGGCCCGCCCCACAGCGCAGTTCCGCCGGAAATGTCGAGCGTATCCAGCATGCCGATCTGTTCCGGCCCCTTGATCCGCGTCCCGGGAATATCGGGCACGATCACCTCGCGCGCGCCGGAGGCGAAGAGAAGCGCGGCCTGCTTCTTCAAGGCATCGCGGGTCTTGAGCAGGTCAACCCCGCGCACTTCGTAATGATAAGAAGCCCGGCCATAGCTATCGATCGCCATATATCCCGGCAGCTCATCATCAATCCATGAGACCGCACTGCCGATATTGGGCAACTGCTCAAGCAGGCTGCCGAGGTCCTGACCGATGCCGGGGAGCGTCACAGCCAGGAATTCGGCCTGGATCTGATTGGGATGGAGAAGGTAGCCGCCCTCAATATAATTGCCCGCCGCATCGTAGCGCGCGAGGCGGAACTGGGCCGTTCCCGTTGCTGTCGGGATATTCTCCCACAGGTTGATCGGCTCGTCGTACAAGGCGTAAAGATAGGGGCATGGATTGACGTAGAGATTGCGGCCCACCTGCCCGCTACTGTTGGGCAGTCCTGCCCGCAACCATACTGCCGCTGACGAGAAGCCCCCCGCAGCCAGCACAACCGCACGCGCATTCACGCGCAGCACCGGCCCCTTGGGAAGCCCGGTGGCCCGATCGAGGATCCGCGCTTCGATGCCGTTGGCCGCGCCCTTGCTGTCGCGGCGGATTGCGGTGACTTCGGCGTCGGCAAAGATGCGGACCCCGGCGTTCATTGCGCCCGGCACGCTGGTCACCAGCGCCGATTGCTTGGCGTCGTAAGAGCAGCCCTGATAGCAGTGGCCGCTCATCGCGCAGCCGCGCCGCGCCTGCGGCACGCCTTCGACATGCCATCCCAGCTTCTTCGCGCCCTCATCGAACAGCTGGTTCATCCGGTTGTAGTATTCGGACCCGGCCAGATGGACATTCAGGTCGCGCTCGATCCGGTCGAAAATCGGGGCCAGCGTGTCGTGCTCGTGTCCTTCGACACCCAGCTGCTCGTAAAGCTCAGCCCGGTCCTTGGGCAGGCGCCAGCTGTCAGCCCAGTAGTGGACGCTCGCACCACCGACGCAGTTGCCGTACATCAGCGAAATCTCGCCGCTCGACGTCGCGCCAAGGCCTCTGCCGCCGTCGATCCGTGCCAGCATGTTGTCGCTGCGCTGATCCAGATCGCCGCGCGCCGCCGTGTAATAGCCACCACGCTCGACGACGATGACCTTGTAGCCCGCCGCCGCGAGATCCTGTGCGACCGTCATGCCGCCGAACCCCGAACCGATGATTGCCACGTCGGCCTGTTCATTCAGATCGCCGCGGACCTGGTCGTGTTCGATGATCATGGTTGCAACCCCTTCTTCTGGCCAGGTCCGAGGTTTGCGATGCGGTTGCCGCCTTCGAACAGCTTTTCGGGCATTTGCGGACCCGCGTAGCCGAGGCCGGGCCAGGTCCGGTCGTCGGTGAAATAGAAGAACACGACCAGAAAGCGGATGCCTGCATAGGCCGCGCGCACGACGCCCGGCCCACCGGCTGCGCATTGCTTCAGAAATTTCAGCTGATCCCCGGTCCCGAGCGCCGAAAAACGGGCGCCGAAGCCCTGCGTAAGCGGGAGATATTCCAGCAAGGTGAGCGACGCCTTGATGTCCGCCGCCAGCGTGTTGTCGTGGTGCAGGGACAATTCGCGGTCGATACGTGCCGCCGTCATGGTCTGGACCACACTCGGGCCACCGGGAAGCGGCGCGATCATCGCTGCCGCGACCGCGCTGAGGATCCCGAATTCGGCAATGTCGAGCACCACCGGCTCGAACCCGCCGCCAAGCGCCCGGTATTCCGCATCATCCCCGCCAAGCGTGACGTATCCGGCCACCAATGACGCCGCCACCGCCGCGCCGCCGACACCAAGAAAGCTGCGTCGCGAAAGAACTCCGGCCCGACTCATGGGCAGCCCCCTTATAGGTCAAGTAACCAACGAAATCGCGATCTGGATGCCCGATAAGGCAAAACTCGATCATCACTTGACTCGTAATGTGTCATATGACCTAAATGCAAGCGAATTTTGAAGGGGAGGTTGATATGGCAGGAATTCAATATTTTCGGCGGCTGTTGATCGCATCGGCGGCGAGCGCAATTCCACTGGGTGCCGCCTCGGCACAGGTGCAGCCCGATGCACCGGCTGACGTGACTGTCGCGGAAAATGTCGAGCAGGAAGCCGGGGTCGAAGAGATCGTGGTTACGGCCCAGTTCCGCTCGGAAAGCTTGCAGGACATACCAATCTCGATTTCGAGTGTCGGGGGCGAATCTCTCGCCAGTAGCGGTGTCACCGACCTCACCGGCATCTCGGCGCAGGTGCCGGGGCTCTATCTTTCAAGCTATTCGACGATCTCGCCGCAGCTCTATATCCGCGGGGTCGGATCGAACGATGACGGGATCACCGCAGAGGGCGCCGTTGGCGTCTATCTCGACGGAATATATGTCGGGCGCGCCTCGGCCGCCTTGTTCGACCTCTACGATATCGACCGGGTCGAGGTTCTGCGCGGCCCTCAGGGCACGCTTTACGGACGCAACACCAATGGCGGTGCGATCAGGATCGAGACCACCAAGGCGGGACCGGAGACGCGGGCTGCAGTGGAGCTGGGGGTCGGCAATTTCTCGCAGCGCACAGCCCGGGGCACGATCAGCGGCCCGTTGTCGGACACGGTCTTTGCCAAGGTTTCCGCTGCCTACAAGGAGCGGGATGGATGGTCGCGCGACGAGACGACCCAGCGCCGGCTGAACGACGAGGACAGCTTCAGCATCCGCGGCCAGTTGCGCTTCGAGCCTTCAGCGGATTTCGAGGCGACCATCAGTGCCGATATCGCGCGTGACCGGCCTGGCAGCACCTTCAAGGAAGTGGTCGCCGGGACCCTGTTCGACCTTTATCGCGAAAGCCCAGACCGCTTCACCGGCAGCTATGACCTGGTCGATGCCTTTATCCGCCGCGACATCTTTGGCCTGTCAGGCCAGTTCAGTTGGGACGTGGGCCCTGCAACCCTGACCGCGCTGACCGGTTATCGCAAAACCGACATTGCCTATACCGAGGACTACGACAGCACGCCGTTCCCCGTTGTCCATGTTGATACCGTTCAGGAAGCCAGGCAGTTCACGCAGGAGGTCCGACTGGTATCGCACGAAGGGGATCGCGGCTTTTCGTGGATTGTGGGGGGCTTCTTCCTCGATGAACGCGGCCAATCCGACGACGAATTCATGCTGTCGTTCTTTGAAATTCCCGACGAGCTGACGGACGCCCGCACAAAGACGCAGAGCGTCGCCATGTTCGGCGAGCTCGGCTACCGCTTCTCGGACCAGCTAAAACTCACTGCCGGGCTGCGCTATTCGAACGAGCGCAAGCGCATCGCCATCACCCGCACCTACGAACTGCTCGATGGCAGCACGTTCGACTTCATTCCGCTGACTGAAAGTTCCGTGAGCTTCGATGATCTCTCGCCGCGGGCGATCCTCGAATATTCGCCCGCAGACGACGTGCTACTCTATGCCAGCGTGACACGCGGCTTCAAGAGCGGCGGTTTCAACAACTTCCCCGGTGATCGGGTGGCCGCGCAAACTGCCTTCCGGCCGGAGACGATCACGGCCTATGAACTCGGAACCAAGACCACTCTGTTCGACCGGCTGGTCCGCTTGAACGGTGCCCTTTTCCAGTACGACTATTCCGATCTGCAGGTGTTCGCCCCGATCGATACAGGCGGACAACTGCCGCTGGTGCAGATCACCAATGCGGCGCGCGCGCGGATCAGGGGCGGGGAGGTGGAGCTGCGGATCGCGCCGACACGCGCCCTGACGTTCGATATCAACTATGCCCACCTCGTCTCTCGCTATCGTGAATTCGACTTTGGCGGGATCGATCTGGCGGGCAATTCCCTGCCGCGCGCGCCGCGAAATACCTTGTCATTGGCTGCAGAATGGTCGCCGCAATTGGACAACGGCTTGGAACTCAGTCTGCGCGGCGAATATGTCTACAGCAGCAATCTTTTCTTTACGCCGTTCAATGATCCGGACCTGTCGACAGGGAATGTCGGCCTGTTCAATGCGTCGCTTGGCGTCACGTCACCCGATGGTCGCTGGCGGGTGTCGCTGTTCGGGCGCAACCTCACTGACGAGGTGTACCTTGCCCATGGTATCGACGCTCTTGCCGAAAACTTCGATCTCAAGACCGCCCAGTTGGCCGCTCCGCGCCAGTATGGTATCGTCTTGAGCTGGAAATACTGACCGGAAAAAAGGGCGTTGCAGGTTGCCAGGAGCAGAGAAAAGCCCATCGACCCGGCCCGGCACAGCGGTACGTGAAAAGGGCCAGCGCCGGGTCGAGGAGATCCTCGACATAGCGACGAACCTGATCATCGCAGACGGTTATGGCCCCGTCACCATGCGCGGTATCGCCGATGCTGCCGACATCCGGCTGAGCAATCTGCAATATTATTTCCGGACCAAGGAAGACCTTCTGGCTGCGCTGCTGCAGCGGGCCATCGAAGCTTATCAGGTTGCGTTGGAAGCCGCGGGTCGGCGCAGCCGGGGGAGCCCGCAGGCTAGGCTGCGGCAGATCATCGAATATCTTCTGCGTGATCAAGAAACCAAGGCGAGCTGCCAGATCTTCTGGGAGATGTGGGCTCTTGCAGGGCGGGACCCGGCGATCGCCAAGATCATGGATCATTACTATGATTATTATATCGAGGAGATCGCATCGGCCATCGCGCAGGTCTCTCCCGGCCTCGGCAAACGCAAGGCAAAGCGTCAGGCCGGCCTGATCGTTGCGCTGATCGAGGGCGCATCGCTGTTGAGAGGTTACGGCAAGCGACGGCGGTCCGCACTCGCCGGGTTTGAACGTGCGATCGAAGAGTTGTGCCAGCAGCTGGCCAAGGACGAGCTTACGCAATGATGATCCGCGACCTGAAGAACCTGAAGCCGCCCGAAAGCTGGCGAACCGGTGCGTTTGACTCTTGGCCTCATTCGAGCGCGCAACCAAGGCGGGCCAGCTGATCTTCGAGCGGGGTCGATGACAGAAACAGCGCCGCGACCGGTTTGCGCAAAGAAGGCGCTACATTGGCGGTCATGGCCCTGACAAATTCGATGGACCTGGCAGGTGTCTGAGTTGCGTTGCTCCGGACTGCCATGTGCCGGAGCGCCTCAATGACGGGCTGGTCGCCAAGCTTTGACCGAGCGCAGGCAAAGACCAGAGTGGCGCGCGAATACATGTCTTCGCTGGCTTCCGCATCAATCAGTGGTGCAACCGGCTGATCCAGGTCGAGCCTTGCCTGCCGATAGCGATCCCATTCAAACTGGACCAGCGCTTGCACTGCTCCCTTGCCTAAGCGCCGCTCGATCATGACGAGTTCGGCATATTTCGCCAGCGACTCGACCAGAAAGCCGCGTTCTTCGGGAATCCCGTGGCCAAGCAGATGTCCGAACCACTGGTGCGCGGTCTCATGCGCGGCGCGGCGATAGACCTGGCTGAAACCGGCTCCGGGCTCCGGATGGGCGAGAAAGCCCAGCCGGTGCGATATCTCCATGATCTGGGGATAGGCGTAGCCGCTTGGCCCGATGTCCGGAATGGCGACAAGCCGCAGGGTATTGCCCGGGTAGGGGGCGATGTCACGGCCCAGCCACGCCAGCGTATCACGCATTGCCTGAAGGTTGGGATCATCGTCCCTCAGGCCTTCGGGCGAATAGGTTTCAATCTTCAATGGACCGGCTGACCAGATCTGCGGTTTCCAGGGAACGGTATAGAACACCGGGAGGTTCCGAATTGGCCCACCTGTCCTATACTGGAAGTAGCTGCGTCCCTGCCTTTGCCAGCGGCTGATGCGATCACCCTGCGCGACCACGTGAAGATCGCTGTCGGTAGTGACAATTGCGTCCAGCTTCACGAGGTCGCTAAGAAGCGAACCAGTCGGCGGGGAGGGCAATGCCGACGGGGGAAGCAGCGTGAGCGGAGGCAGGCCCTGCTGCTGCCGCGTGAGAGGATCGCGGAGCGTCAATTCGCGCCTGAAACCGATCACCGGCAATATTGCGTGGACTGGCACGCTGCTGAATGATGGACGCAGTACGAAGGGGAAAGAGGCAGCTTCGATTCCTGACTGGGTCAGCACTGTACCGAAGTCGAGATCGACTGTGCCGCCGGGTGCAAGCGGACGGTGAAGCCGATAGATCGTCTGGCCGAGTGCAACGTCCCGCCGAAGGATCGAAGCATTACCGAGCGTGATGGTGCTGCCCTGATAGAAACGGTTCCGGCCGACCAGAATCTCGGTGATCGGGCCAGCGGTGCGATTGATGAGGCGAAGCCGGGCGCGGACGCTGACCCGGCCTTCGCGCGGCCGGAAATCGACCTCAGCGCCGATGTGCTCAATCTCTGGCTGCGGGCGCTGCAGCCACACCGCGTAACGGCGCTCGTAATCGGCACGTTGCTTTGCCCGCGCTTCTGACGATACCAGCAGACCTTCATTCCGCAGTTCCCGATCAACCAGGTTGCCCTGCCAGGCAGCCAGCCCCACGAGCGCAGCCGCCAGCAATGCCACAGGGTCGCGCATGACGCGGCGCAGCGATGTCTGGCGAAACGGGAGGGTGCGGTGATGCGAGGCAGTCGCGAGGCAAGCCACAGCAACGCATGCCGGCACCCAGAACAACAGATATTGGGTGTGGCCGGACAGGCTGCCTTCGAACCCCCAGTAATGGTCCGGTGCGGACAAGGGGGTGAACAGCGGGCGCCAGAGCGGGTGTTCAAGCCCCAGTCGAGGGGCAAGGCTGGTGAAGCCGAGCACGGCTAGGAGCAGGCACGCAAGGTTCGCCACAAACCGCAGGCGAACAAGAGCATGCAGTGCGGCAAAAGCTGCGCCCATCAGCAACCAGGCGGGAAGCGAATAGCCAAGCTGAAGAACGAACTCGATGGGCTGTATGACCGATCCGTTGAGCCATTGCGCGATGACCACGCTTATCCCGCCAACAGCCAGGAAGAAGGCGGCAATACACCACAGGCTTGCAACCTGGACTGCCATCAGGCGCGCTGGACGATGCGGTGTGGCCGCGTAGAGTTCGTGCATCCGCGTGGCCGGGTACATCCGGCAGACCCTGTCAGCGGCGTAGAGAAGCAGCAGTGCCCCTGCGATCGGCACGACATCCCACATCACACGGTTGAGCGCATCGCGGCTGTCAGGCAGAACACGCGAAAGTTCTTCGGCGTAATCCGGTCCGGCAAAAGCTTCGGGCAGGATGATGGCGGTCCAGCCTGCAACCATAAGCACAAAAATCCGGTCGCGCAGGACGTATCGTAAATGAAGCGCAAGGCTGCTGTACCCGCCATAATCGAACCAGCGGATACGAAACTGGCTCATGTACCCGACTGCTCGGGCTATGGGCCCGCTGGCTTTGGTGTCCTGCTCGGTCTGGTTGGGCCTGTCCCGGATCCCTCTCAGCAACAGGAAGCAGATCGCCAGCCATAGGACCCTGCTCACCGCCACATTCACCTCACGCGAGTGCAGTGGCCCGCTTTGCGGCATGGCGCTTATCATTGTGGTGGCGCCATAGGGATCGAGCACCATCATGGCCTGCCAGAGCTTGGGGAATACCACTTCGCTTCCCGCAATGAGCGGCAGGCCGATCAGGCTGGCGATCGCCAAATAGGCAATCCACCCGATTGCGGCCGCAGCATAGAGGAACCCGCTTCCCCCTTTACGGCATGCTACCCACGCCAGAGCGCTTGCCCAGACGAGGCACGAGGGCAGGTGCAGGACCATCAGCCACAGTGCCGAGTGGCCGACCATCGACGACACATGACCCGGATGCTCATCGGCAAGCACGGCAACAAAGCCAAGCTGCGCGATCAGACATGCGCCGGCCAGAAGCAAAGTGAAGTTGCCAAGGCGCATAAGCAGCCATTGGCGTAACGTAATCGGATAGGCCCCGAACAATTCCGCCATGCCGTGGTCACTCTCGCGCAGGTAGTAAAGCGAGCCCAGAGCGCCGGCGAGGAACGGCAGGATAAAGGCTGGAATAAACAAATTGATCCGGAGCAGCGCTGCAACGGCCGGTGTGCCCGGGTCTGCCGGGCTGCCATCGGCGATGATCAGGCTGAAGCCAGCCGTGATCGCCAATGCGATCCACACCAGCGGGTTGCGTGATTGCAGGCGCCATTCGTTGCGCCATTGCAGCTGGTTCAGCATGTTGCTGCCTGCGCCCGGCGCAGTTCATCGAAATAACGATCTTCAAGGGTGGGTTGCACGGCGGCAAATCCGGCGCCTGGATTGGTCATGCTGCGATAGCGGTGGATCGGCGCGCCGCGACGGAAAGCGGAGTTCAGCAGCACGGCGTCAGACGCGGGAGCCGCGAGGGATTGTCCTTCCCAGATGGTTCCGGCCATGTCCCCGACCAGCGCGTCGGTGGATCCGCGAGCGACGATCCGGCCGGCTTGGATAATGGCGACTTCGCTGCAGAGTTGCTCGACATCGTCGACGATATGGGTGGAAAGCAGCACGATCCGATCAGCGCTCAACTGGCTGAGCAGATTGTAGAGGCGCAGCCGTTCCTCCGGATCGAGCCCGGCGGTGGGTTCATCAAGGATGAGCAGGTCGGGATCGCCCAGTAACGCTTGCGCGATGCCGAAGCGCTGGCGCATCCCGCCGGAGAACTTGGTGACGGGCCGCGACGCATGTGCCGCCAAGTTGGTCAGTTCGATAAGGCTGTCGATCTGACGCGCGGTTGTGACATCATCCGGCAGTCCCTTGAGTACTGCCATGTGGCGCAACAGTGCTCTGCAACCAATATAGGGATAAGCGCCAAAGGATTGGGGCAGGTAACCAAGCCGCCGTCGCAAGGCGAAGGGGTCGGCAAGGACGTCGATGCCAGCAAAGCTGATGCTTCCCGCGTCCGGCAACTGCAGACCTGCGAGCGTCCGCATGAGAGTGCTCTTGCCCGCACCATTGGGGCCAAGCAGGCCGAACATGCCGGGTCCGAGCACAAGATCGAGCCCGTTCAGGGCAAGCAGATTGCCGCGGTACGTCTTTCTCAGATTGCGAATTTCAAGCATGGGTTCTCCGCCAGCAATTGCGCGGGGCTGATTGCGCTGGCCCACGACCGGAGCAAGCGAACGATGACGATAGGTCAGCGAACAGTGATGAAGCGCATTCTCGGGCCCATTTGCAGCCAATCGGGCTGTTCATCATCGCATTTGCGCTGTTCGTCATTCGGCGCGTTACAGGTCGCGCCTCATTCCGCCAGACCAGCGTTCAGGAAACCATGGGCGAGGATGTGAACGGTAACCGACCAGACATGACGATGCTGACCAGATGGGCTCTTGAGGCCCTTCCTGTGCTCGCCGCTGTTCTGCTTGCCGCGTTCAGTCGCCAGCAGGCGGAAGGAGCCCATGATTGGGCAGCGTTTGCTCTGCACTGCGTCACGCTGCTGGCGGTTTCCTTGCCGTTG
This DNA window, taken from Porphyrobacter sp. ULC335, encodes the following:
- a CDS encoding GMC family oxidoreductase N-terminal domain-containing protein, encoding MIIEHDQVRGDLNEQADVAIIGSGFGGMTVAQDLAAAGYKVIVVERGGYYTAARGDLDQRSDNMLARIDGGRGLGATSSGEISLMYGNCVGGASVHYWADSWRLPKDRAELYEQLGVEGHEHDTLAPIFDRIERDLNVHLAGSEYYNRMNQLFDEGAKKLGWHVEGVPQARRGCAMSGHCYQGCSYDAKQSALVTSVPGAMNAGVRIFADAEVTAIRRDSKGAANGIEARILDRATGLPKGPVLRVNARAVVLAAGGFSSAAVWLRAGLPNSSGQVGRNLYVNPCPYLYALYDEPINLWENIPTATGTAQFRLARYDAAGNYIEGGYLLHPNQIQAEFLAVTLPGIGQDLGSLLEQLPNIGSAVSWIDDELPGYMAIDSYGRASYHYEVRGVDLLKTRDALKKQAALLFASGAREVIVPDIPGTRIKGPEQIGMLDTLDISGGTALWGGPHPAGTLRMGPDPARCVVKSNHEAHEVPNLFVADPSVLPLPPSVDPSLTIIAFSVVAARAIAERLG
- a CDS encoding TonB-dependent receptor codes for the protein MAGIQYFRRLLIASAASAIPLGAASAQVQPDAPADVTVAENVEQEAGVEEIVVTAQFRSESLQDIPISISSVGGESLASSGVTDLTGISAQVPGLYLSSYSTISPQLYIRGVGSNDDGITAEGAVGVYLDGIYVGRASAALFDLYDIDRVEVLRGPQGTLYGRNTNGGAIRIETTKAGPETRAAVELGVGNFSQRTARGTISGPLSDTVFAKVSAAYKERDGWSRDETTQRRLNDEDSFSIRGQLRFEPSADFEATISADIARDRPGSTFKEVVAGTLFDLYRESPDRFTGSYDLVDAFIRRDIFGLSGQFSWDVGPATLTALTGYRKTDIAYTEDYDSTPFPVVHVDTVQEARQFTQEVRLVSHEGDRGFSWIVGGFFLDERGQSDDEFMLSFFEIPDELTDARTKTQSVAMFGELGYRFSDQLKLTAGLRYSNERKRIAITRTYELLDGSTFDFIPLTESSVSFDDLSPRAILEYSPADDVLLYASVTRGFKSGGFNNFPGDRVAAQTAFRPETITAYELGTKTTLFDRLVRLNGALFQYDYSDLQVFAPIDTGGQLPLVQITNAARARIRGGEVELRIAPTRALTFDINYAHLVSRYREFDFGGIDLAGNSLPRAPRNTLSLAAEWSPQLDNGLELSLRGEYVYSSNLFFTPFNDPDLSTGNVGLFNASLGVTSPDGRWRVSLFGRNLTDEVYLAHGIDALAENFDLKTAQLAAPRQYGIVLSWKY
- a CDS encoding TetR/AcrR family transcriptional regulator, with translation MPGAEKSPSTRPGTAVREKGQRRVEEILDIATNLIIADGYGPVTMRGIADAADIRLSNLQYYFRTKEDLLAALLQRAIEAYQVALEAAGRRSRGSPQARLRQIIEYLLRDQETKASCQIFWEMWALAGRDPAIAKIMDHYYDYYIEEIASAIAQVSPGLGKRKAKRQAGLIVALIEGASLLRGYGKRRRSALAGFERAIEELCQQLAKDELTQ
- a CDS encoding ABC transporter ATP-binding protein yields the protein MLEIRNLRKTYRGNLLALNGLDLVLGPGMFGLLGPNGAGKSTLMRTLAGLQLPDAGSISFAGIDVLADPFALRRRLGYLPQSFGAYPYIGCRALLRHMAVLKGLPDDVTTARQIDSLIELTNLAAHASRPVTKFSGGMRQRFGIAQALLGDPDLLILDEPTAGLDPEERLRLYNLLSQLSADRIVLLSTHIVDDVEQLCSEVAIIQAGRIVARGSTDALVGDMAGTIWEGQSLAAPASDAVLLNSAFRRGAPIHRYRSMTNPGAGFAAVQPTLEDRYFDELRRAQAATC